The window TGGGACATCCTCCACAGGGGTCTGTGTGAGAGATGTCATCTTAGCAATGTTACAAATAGACCCTTCACAGAGCAAACATAGTTCAGTACTGCATAACCTGAGAGCTACGAGGCTCAAACACatcaaataaaagaaagatCAGTCGCTCAAAAGAAATGTTTAGAAGTTTCAATTCTGAGTGCAAGAGCTTTTCCTTTAAGTAGTCAGGTGTTCCCAACACATGACTAAACACTACCCAGAGACTGAAAGGCAAAATTGCACAAGTTAGTTTGCCCACCTTATGCACGAACTCCAGCTTGTCACCACCCCCAACAAGGCGATAAGTGTAGATAAAGCCACCTCCTACTGAGCGTGGATTCAGGATCAAGTCCCTGGCCACACCCACTAGGACATACCAGTCATCCCCGCCACTAGCAAATCGGCACACTGCAACACTGAGGGGTGCAGTAAGGGTGGGATGTGGGAACATTTcacaggaaagaagaaaacaagagtTTGTAATTATTGGAATTACAAAGATTACTGAAAAGCTTAACTCCTCTTTCAACATACCATAAAATCACACCAGTGCACATTAATGTATTaatgcatacacacaaaaacacatgacTCATCTGAACATGCAGTACCCTAGTTTTGTCTTCTAGTACAGGCTGACACTAAAGGCACCACTGACCTGAAGGCAGCCTCATTCTGCTCCAGTTGAACCAAGTCCAAGGTAGTGCCTTGAATGGGGTTAACAAGGCGCACAAGTGAGGCCCACTGTCCTGACCCAGCCTTAGGTGCCCCAAAGATGGCCTCTGGAAGGTTCTCATTCAGGAAGGCAGCAGCCATCTCTGCAGCCAGCTCCCTTTCATCTTCTCCAGCAGCCTCCACCATCTCCTACAGGGGGCACCACAAAGGAGACACAAATGAGGAAGTCAAATCCTCTCAAGTCATAAGGCCACCATCAGTTTAGGCATACACATACCAACATGCATCTACAGTTCACATTGTTGAGTACAAAAACAGGTTCAAAACATCTGGTTTTCTGAAGCGCAAAAACCCAGTAACAGGAAATTCAAGGTTGTCCAAACAACATGTATTTTCCAGTCTGTTATGGAATTTTGTGGTGACTAGTATATGAACAGAGGTACAGATGGCACATCTGGTAGCATTTGACATGAGCCTAGGTTgcagggagaaagagaggcagcGAGAGAGGGAAGTCTGTAGAGAGACGTTATACAAAGTGAAACAGACTTCCAGATTCGCTCCTCGCTTGCCCTGCCTGCTTGCCTACATGCTGTGCCCATTTCTGCTTAAAGACATAACATCGCAAACCCTTTACAGCTTTCTCCTCACCTCTGCCATCTGCTGCTTGCGCTGGGCCTTGGTGGCCTCTGTGTAGGCATTGTGATCTGTCTCGATAAGCACCAGGTTGTTGGTCTCTGGGTGGATCACAAACTTGCGAGGTGTGTACTGAAGAGGGAATGCAACTTGGTTGAACACTGCTCCAAGCTTCTCTAGAGCCAAAATCCTAAGGGGTGGGGGCAAGTAAGAAAACACCAAGAGATTGGAGATTTAAAAACCATATGGGGATCAAAGAGGGAGAATGCAGAGAGAAATAAGAGAATAACACAAATAGAGTGTGAACACTAAAGGAGTCATGAAATACAAAGATAACCTGTACAGCAGCTATTGGAAAATAAACTAAGAAAAAACTGCAACACATACAGTCAAGCACTCCATGGCAATCTAGGGTGCACCATTTTCTCTATCAGTTAGTGCTGGGCCTTCCTGATTTGAATTACAGTTGTCGGGCATGCAAGTACTTACCTCAGAGTGTTGGTGGAGATTGCCACGATACCCTCAGGGCACTGCTCTGAAGCGAAGCCTGAGGCATACTCCAGTGTCTCGTAGGACAGCGGTGTCAGGTGGAAGCGTGACTGGTAGGAATAGCTTAGCCAAGAACGGCTAGACATGGCCAGGACCTGCGGGATGAGCCAGGTATCACAAGAAGctcagcaaaacacaaaacacatctgACATTGTCTTGTATACATTCCAAATCTGATCTCATATATggtccataaaaaaaaaaccctacttCCATACAGTTAAACAGAAAATCACTTTGcaaatgggaggggggggggatttcacTTTAACAAGAAGTTAtgctttcagtaaaaaatactcCGTTGGTGCACAAGTACTATCAACATTTATATACAAGAGCAAAGGCTGATGCTGCCTGGTATCTAGAAATTTGGATTGGGAAATGAGAAACCAGTGCTCTGGTAGAGATTTATTTACTAGATACTGCATGAACCTGTACTGGTTTtcaatgaaagcaaaaaaaaaaaaaaaaaaaaaaaagacatgaaaattCTTATAAAAAGCACTCATACAACAGAGAACTGATGTGATTTCTTGACAATATGTTAAAACAGCATTCTAAATATACCTTAAAACTAACAAAGAACTAGGTGAGTTTATTTCACTTACAGCTTCCTGCCCTTGCATTCTGACACGGAAGAGCTTGACAGGGCGAGACCCCAGGTAACGAGTGCGAGTGTCTGACAGGTCCCCTGTCACAGGGTCCAGAACAGTCCGCAGCAAGACTCCATTCTTCAGTGACAGAGAAAATCATGGTGACTCAGTTGTGGTGTTACTTTAAGTTTTGGTAATGTTCTACTAAAGTTTTAAAGTCTGTTTTACTTCTAATTACTTTTTCCAGGCAAGCTATTCAGCAAAATGAAgacatgaaacatttaaaaacagaataatcTTCAGATGTGGTTATGTCAACTCTGACGTATACTGGCTCAGAATTTGGTGTtgaaatattcaattcaatttgtttttatagagcgctcttcccacgcagtgacacagagcgcttgaataCAGCCTAAATAGCATAAATGCATAGCCTTTCACAAAGTACACTATgccagagcagcagcacaaattGAAGAACAGGTATGTTCTGCTCACCTGAAGGCCGATATTGAGGTAGAGGAAACCAATGGAGGACTTCTCTCCAAGCTCATCCTGCTTCTCCACTCCGCCCATCTCCACTATGCACAGGGATTCAGGCTGTGCTGGCAATGCTTGCATGCTGAGGGGCTGAAGACAGTCCTGGAGAGCAGAGATAAAGGGAGGTTAACACACTGCCCCAGTCTAAGGACAGGAAAAGAAGGGCCTTATATAGCCCAGCAAAAAGCAGACACATGAGGATCTAAACCTCAGGAGTCCAATTTCATTACGAACTATCAGAAGCAATTGCTATGGACTACTGTTAATACTTCTTTTACGATAAAGGCCAACCCAACTgttgaaaaagaaagaggaacaaTTGAAGTTACAAAAGCTCCTCTAGCCATTCATAATAGTGGCATTTCCCTATGTCATGCCAACACATGGAAGCGTGTATTGCAACTGAGACATACTGAGTAGGGTTTCAATTTCACAAAAGCAGTAACAAGTGGgcatgaaaacaaaggaaacctTTGAAACAAAGTCATTAGATGGGTGGAGACTCACTGAAGGATCCAAGGAGATGATGCGGACAGTATTGTCTACAAGACCCACAGCCAGGAAGCGGGAACGCTGCTCGCCTGGTGGAACATTAGCCAGGCTCATGCACACCACATCGGCTGACATCTCCTTCCGCTCTGTGTACTCATTCAGTTGACCCGACTGCAGAATGAAGCGTGGGTTAACAACTTGATTCACCACTCCTAAACTGTTCTagatatgaaaatattatataaaaaggACCATACAGCATGAtttatgagtgacagagaaagtatgttccactgatgtatagaagAGTGACCCaatgtgagtagtgtatctagtagtgtaagttatcttggtgaataaggtgtgtggactgataacactacatagaattcattggaagttgctttggagaaaagcatctactaaacaaataaatgtaatacaggcCCACATTGCTAATGCCAAGAGGACAGATGTGCTCACTGTTAAAATTACAAGGGTGTTGCCCTCACTAGAACACTCACCGGGTCCATCTCAAAGTACACCAGCTCCCCTCCAGTCAATGCAATCACCACCTGTCTCTGGTTGACTGCACAGCGCACAATGGTCTTCTTACCGGGAGTCTTCCACTCATTGACGCGCTTGTCAGCCCGGATGTGACGGATACCGTCTGGGTACACCTAGAGAGGAATCCAAACAGGCAGAGCACACATTAGTGTACAGTCAAGAGAACCTACCTGGCTGCGATAGACCCAACTACTTCCCATTTCTAGACGTGGTAGCAGATTGATTACCTGGACTAGCGCATCTTCCCCAAGCAAGGAGCAGGACAAGGTAGGCGTGGTTCCCAGGAAACCAGAATCCGTCACTTCCTCTACAGTCTCTCCAATGGAGAGTACAAGGGTGGCATTGACGAAGGACACGATGATGTAAGCGTCAAACTCATCTGTAAGAGCCCGAAGAGAGAAGTGCTGCTTTCAGGGAAAAATTTAATATAGGAATGACTATTGTTCTCTGAAAAGCTAAGATGGTCTGTCATCACCACTTCTGAATCTGACTTCCCCCCCCATCTCTACCAAAAAAGTCACATAGGAACTAGAAACAGCAGTTACATGTCATGTCACACAAAGTTCAATACACTCAAAATATCCACAATGAATAAGCAtaaaaaaagccattaaaaagTACTACCACTTTTGGTTTTTagacattttccattaaaatttgctatactgcacaaaaattaatttcactacTGTGAAAAAAGGCATAAATGAAATCACTCGTTGCTCTTCCctgtgcacagaaaaaaaaaaaaaccttgacatTCCTCAGACTTATTTTAAAACTGGTAAATTAGTCATCACTGAATGAAAACCTCAATGAAATTTACACAGCTTTGACCATTCTTTGCTAGCATGCCACAGCATAGCTGTTACATTGCTATTTTAGAGCAGTACTCCTGAAATTTAAACTTCTTGTCATTTGAAGGTTAAAATCTCTGCAGTCACATGGTTTCAAGGAAGAATTTGGCACACCAGGGACTTCCAGAGTGAGGCAGCAGACATTTGACACTCAGGATATTGGACATGTGCCATTATTGAGCTGACCCAAGACCAGAGCCCACTCTGCTATAAACAGAGAGGTTGAGCATTAATTTTCCATTCCCAGTTGAACAGAACTTTGGAATTCAGGGGACTTGCATGAAATTTGGCTCACAAACTCCTGCTGAAACTACAGGAGCCCAGTGAAACTGCAGAAAACTCTAACTATTGTATGTTGTACcactaatgtttttctttaaaaaaaaaaaaaaaagtgttgaattCAACTTTGGAAAACCAAAGGCAAACATAACgataacaataaaaagaaagcacTGATTCACAGCTGGCTTACTGCATATCTTCATTTAAATCTATACCTAGCAAGTTCAATCATATAGCTAAAATAATGTATTCCTTTGTTAGCTGTAATGCTGCAtaacaagaaaaacaattatcaaaatgtaaaatgttatgaacaatgtaatgtaatgttaaatGAGAAATGCAATATTTAATAGCTGTTCTAGAAAATCCAGAAAGGTTGGGGAAATTCCAGCAGCTCTACCACAATGCAGATGGCATTTACATCTAATTGAACTTTCCTTAGTTTTGACAGGAAAACATTATATGCTTTCTACATAAGACCAAATAGGTTCTTACAAAAGCCATTTTGTAAAAAGTAAAGTATGCTTttcaaaattaacttttttttttttttttttaaacttttagcTCACCTATGCAATCACCCTGCTATTATTTTggcaaaaggcagaaaaaaaaacaccacagacTTTTATCAGAATTTTAACTGTTTATCAGTACCTTCGATGTGACGCCGTACTGTCCACACAGCATTGGGGTTACCAGGCAGCTCTGACACAGCCATCTCAGACACCTGAAGGGAGTGGCATAGCCCGAAGACAATGTGGCACGTGTCAAACACAAACATCCAACAGATAAGCATAACATATAAATAAAGCTGGGATCAGAGAAGTATACATTTTCTCCAATGGTAATCAGAGAAGAGACATGAGGATGCTCATCACTTCCACAGCAGGTCATTGTAAATTAGGAATCTGGTCAATACCTCCAGACCATGTCTCAAAACTCTCAGGGTGGATCGAGGTCCCCTGCCGCAGGCCACATAGAGCTGTGGTGTGTCCTCATTTGCCAGATCAGCAATCTGAAGGCACAAAGACATGCCCACTCACACTGTGATAAGCATCGTAAACTCAGCATTGGCAGCATGGCAAGCTCACACCCATTCACCAAATGTagacaaattattaaaaaaggcaggagtggagaaaaaaaatacccaaagTATTCTTCAAAGATTTATTAGCTTTttgggattttattttttaaatctaaaaacAGTATCAAAAGGTAAAGaaaacctacacacacacacacacacacacacctacctggCATGACATGATGGGTGACAGATTCTCCTGCTCATCCACCAGCACCAGGTTCTTCAAAGGCCGGGGTTGGAAGAAGAAAGTATCTCCTTCCTCCAGCGGCATGGCAGATGAGAACTCgggttcatcatcatcatcacccagGTGAGCGATCTGATAGAGGTAACTAAGAGAGAGAATAGAGGGAGACAAGGTTTCATATTCAGTTTCAGTACTAAGCATTAAAATATAGTAGTTAACAGGTAACCTCAAGTACACCCCCACCCGGAAAGAAACACTTTATAGAGAAATGCCTTGACAGTTCAGATTAAGTAAATTTTCCTTACTACATCCTTCAGAATGACTGGAGACATCAGGTAATCAAAAAGAACAACCTGAACAAGATATTTCAATTGGTAGTTGCAACACCAACACAACCTAGAGAAAGGAAGTAAGCGACAGAGGGGAAAAGTCGTAAACTTTAAAGTTTGTGCTTGACAAAACATCAACTCACTGGTTGCCGAATTCTGATGCGACAAACAAAAACCCGGTCTTCAGCACACACATGGCAGTTGCCACAGGGACGGTGTCAAAGTACTTCAGCCTGATCTCTGTCACCTGTCAGACAAACAGGCTATTGAAAACACAGATCTATGACTACACCAGGTCATCAAACGTTGACGCCTAAATGAGGAATAAGAAATAAAGGCTAGGATCAGAGTGTTACAAGCTCTCTCCAGTTCTCATCTGTCAGAGAAGAGACATGAAGAAACTCATCATATCCATGACATCATAGGTTATTTTCATGGCTTATCTCAAAAATCCCAACCCAACCACAGACATAAACCATTTCTCACCATCTCCTCATCTGTCTCAAGTGTGACCTTGAAGATGtctccctgctctgtctgtgccAGGAAAAAGAACATGGACTTGGTCTTGTGGGTGGCTGAGCAGACAAAGATCATGCCTCGCTCTGGGTCATCAAGGTCATTCTGTCAAAGGGAAATAGCCAGAGGATCTAAGCCGGACTGCAACAATAGAATGAAGGTAATTTTGAAATTCTTGAGGCAACAAATACTCCCACACTTTGCTTAAAATGAGCTTTTAACACAGGAACAGCAGAGTGCAATTAATCATAAAATCCTGCTGAAAGCAGCAAATGAAGCTGGTAATCCTGCCCTAGACTTCAGTGCTTATCTGTTAATCCAATTCCATctttcagataaattaatatcCTACTGGATTTTCAGTAGCTTTGCCTTTCttaaaatgaaagtttcaaagaattttcatttttggaaaatgcaaaacaacagTTATGAAATCTACATGAAAACTTGAGTTAGAgttccacaaaaacaaaacagttagGATGAACAAAAAGCATTTTGGCCTTTAAATTACCCCTTTGTTGAACCATTGTTACCCTCACTGTATTCCTGTCAGTCtgaatacatttctgctgtccTCCCAGTTCAGAAGAAACTCTGGTCTAATTAGACTGTACAAAGATGACATTTGAAATGCAGCTCtcatttaatgttaataatgccATGGAGAGGAACTGTAGTAACAGGTGGCAGCAATGCGGGAATGCACACTTGACGAAAAGTATTAAACATATTTGCTGATGCGTTtactataaaaatatacaacGAAAACAAAATTATCTGTTTTAAGATGATAACTTCACAGAATGCATTTGATCACTAGCTCAAAAGGGCATACTTGATGAACATCtcaacagtaaaacacaccctACCCAAAGAATCTGAATGTGTTCCTAAAAATGCCTTTGCAAAACAATGGTCtgtatagtttaaaaaaaaaaaaaaaaagctgttccaatttacatttattcatgtagctaacaattttctccaaagtgatttataatgcTATGCTACTCACAAtgattcatttgcatttattcatttagcatacgcttttcaccaaagtgatgtacatcccATAGattcaccaatttatacagttctgaagtttttactggatcacatttcagaaccgcttgtcccttacggggtcacggggaaccggagcctacccggcaacacagggcgtaaggccggagggggaaggggacacacccaggacgggacgccagtccgccacaaggcaccccaagcgggacttgaaccccagacccaccggagagcaggactgcagtccaacccactgcgccaccgcaccccctatcaaTTTATGGCAATTATCTTGCACAAGGAAACTTCAGTAGTATGTGGGATTTTACCttgcaaccttcggatccaaaggatACAGCCTTAAACGCTATATTGTCTCCTGCCCCCATAAATTCCTTGAATTTTTAATCTGTTCACAGAATGACATAAATTCTCTCCAAAATGAATCAAAATCTAATCTAATCTTTACTGAGAACATCCTCCCTACCAACCTACCCATCAATCTTCAAAGAGAGGCTCACAGTAGAAACAAGCAGGGGAAGGACAGACTACACATCCCCTTTCACAGCAAGCCTCCAACCCCTTCTGTGAGACCCACAAGCATTTCCAGGCCTCCCAGGAGCCATCTTTGCAGCAGACCCTGAAAATGCCCTCTATTTCAAACTAGTTTTCTCTACCATCAAGTTTTACAAGACATTAACTTATCTGCAAATAacttattttttcctctaacaACAGTGGCAGAAGCTATgaattcacaataaaaatactgattgGAAAAATAAGCAGAAGTATAATTTGTAACCCAGACAATGTTAACTTTCAAGGGGTTTCAATACTTTTGCAATGAAGCAGCAGTGCTTATTAGACCCTCTATATTGCATCCTTTCAACCTTCTTCCATAAACTCACCCTCCTGCGTGGAATAGGGCAGCGTATATCTGGCTGGTCTCC of the Scleropages formosus chromosome 7, fSclFor1.1, whole genome shotgun sequence genome contains:
- the sf3b3 gene encoding splicing factor 3B subunit 3; this encodes MFLYNLTLQRATGITHAIHGNFSGTKQQEIVVSRGKILELLRPDANTGKVHTLLTMEVFGIIRSLMAFRLTGGTKDYIVVGSDSGRIVILEYHPSKNMFEKVHQETFGKSGCRRIVPGQYLAVDPKGRAVMIGAIEKQKLVYILNRDAAARLTISSPLEAHKANTLVYHVVGVDVGFENPMFACLEMDYEEADNDPTGEAAANTQQTLTFYELDLGLNHVVRKYSEALEEHGNFLITVPGGSDGPSGVLICSENYITYKNFGDQPDIRCPIPRRRNDLDDPERGMIFVCSATHKTKSMFFFLAQTEQGDIFKVTLETDEEMVTEIRLKYFDTVPVATAMCVLKTGFLFVASEFGNHYLYQIAHLGDDDDEPEFSSAMPLEEGDTFFFQPRPLKNLVLVDEQENLSPIMSCQIADLANEDTPQLYVACGRGPRSTLRVLRHGLEVSEMAVSELPGNPNAVWTVRRHIEDEFDAYIIVSFVNATLVLSIGETVEEVTDSGFLGTTPTLSCSLLGEDALVQVYPDGIRHIRADKRVNEWKTPGKKTIVRCAVNQRQVVIALTGGELVYFEMDPSGQLNEYTERKEMSADVVCMSLANVPPGEQRSRFLAVGLVDNTVRIISLDPSDCLQPLSMQALPAQPESLCIVEMGGVEKQDELGEKSSIGFLYLNIGLQNGVLLRTVLDPVTGDLSDTRTRYLGSRPVKLFRVRMQGQEAVLAMSSRSWLSYSYQSRFHLTPLSYETLEYASGFASEQCPEGIVAISTNTLRILALEKLGAVFNQVAFPLQYTPRKFVIHPETNNLVLIETDHNAYTEATKAQRKQQMAEEMVEAAGEDERELAAEMAAAFLNENLPEAIFGAPKAGSGQWASLVRLVNPIQGTTLDLVQLEQNEAAFSVAVCRFASGGDDWYVLVGVARDLILNPRSVGGGFIYTYRLVGGGDKLEFVHKTPVEDVPLAIAPFQGRVLVGVGKLLRIYDLGKKKLLRKCENKHIPNLVTGIHTIGQRVIISDIQESLFWVRYKRNENQLIIFADDTHPRWVTTACLLDYDTMASADKFGNISVVRLPPNTSDDVDEDPTGNKALWDRGLLNGASQKAEVIVNYHIGETVLSLQKTTLIPGGSESLVYTTLSGGIGILVPFTSHEDHDFFQHLEMHMRSEFPPLCGRDHLSFRSYYFPVKNVIDGDLCEQFNSMDPNKQKSVSEELDRTPPEVSKKLEDIRTRYAF